From the Candidatus Zixiibacteriota bacterium genome, the window TCGGTATTGGAGGGTCTCACATTGAACCACCAGTCAGGATATTCGATGGTTATCCCGTCCAGGTGGTCTATTTTAGCGTCCTTATACTGAGATACGATTGCCTTCAGCTTCTTTGGAACATTTTCTACCCTGGAGTTTATCTCTCCAGTCCTGAAATAATGGTCGATAGAGCTTACCAGTTGAGAAAGCGGCTTGTCCTCTTCGGAGAGAAGCTCCAAACAGACTGATAGGGCGATCATACCAGAATCAGCAAAATAGTTTTGGCGGAAATAGAAATGACCCGAATGCTCCCCTCCGAAGATGGCATTATATTTTTTCATCAGGGGCTTAATCAGCGCATGTCCCACCGGCGTGCGGATGGGTATCCCTCCGTTTTGCTGAATGACCTCACGAACAGTCCTGGAACAGGGAACATTGTATAATATGGTTGCGCCTTTTTCCTTTTGAAGAAGCCTCTTAGCCACCAGGGCAGCAACTATATCTCCACCCAGGGTTACTCCCTTCTCGTCTACCAAAAACATCCGGTCCGCATCACCATCAAAAGCCACGCCGAAATCAGCTTTCTCCTCTAAAATCCTTTTCCTCAGGGGGACCATATTCTCCGGAATCATAGGATTGGGCACGTGGTTAGGGAAAGAGCCGTCCAGTTCAAAGAACATCGGAATCAGCTTGCAGGGAAGATGGGAGAAAAAATCAGGCAGAACCTTTCCGGCGATTCCGTTCCCGGCATCGGCTACTATCTTAAAAGGCTTGATTTTCTGCGGTTCGATAAAAGATAAAAGGTGCTGTATGTAATCGGGCTGGATATCCTGATTTCTGACCTCACCTTTTTTCTCCGGGTTTGAAAAATCTCTTTTAAGTATGATTTCCTTGATCTGCTCAATCCCCTCTTTGCCACTTAAAGGGACAGCCTCCTCCCTGCACATCTTTATCCCGTTATATTCCGGCGGATTGTGCGAGGCGGTAATCATTGCTCCGGAATCGTATCCGAATTTGCCGACCGTAAAGTACAGAGCATCAGAAGTGCACAAGTCTATGTCTATTACATCTGCGCCTGCCTCGGTTATCCCACGGACAAGGCTTTTGAACAGGGTATCTGAGGAGAGCCGCATATCCCGACCTATGACCACTATTCTGGGATTGAGATATCGGACGAAAGCCTTGCCGATCAGGTAAGCGATATCGTCGTTAATCTCCTGAGGATAGATTCCTCTTATGTCATAAGCCTTGAAGATTGAGGGGTTTATGTTCAAGTTTTCTTTTTCCATTATCTGCTCCAGTTTCAGACAACTATAAGGAAAAAAGTCACCCTTGTCAAATCTTTCTTTTGGCTTTGGAATGGACTCCAGAAATCTGTAGCGTTGCCAATCCTTTGGCAACGCGTGGAATCATTCATCTGGTTCAAAGCCTAAAAAAAAGTCTTTTATTCAAGATTTTTTGCTTGACAAACCTTCGTTCTGCCGATAAAATATGTGAAAGTATTCACAACGTTATGCGAAAAATCTCAGAATCCACGATCCATAGGCTATCCCTTTATTATCGCACCCTGATAAGCCTGCAGAGGGAAAGGTATATCACGGTTTCCTCCAAAGAGCTGGCCAGAAGGGATAAGCTCACCCCAGCCCAGGTGAGGAAAGACCTCTCCTTTTTTGGGAGCTTTGGGACAAGGGGATTGGGGTATCCGGTGAACGAGCTTAAGGATAAGATCGCCTCTATCCTTGGATTGAACCGGACCTGGAATGTGGCTCTGGTGGGGGTGGGAAACGTGGGCTCAGCTTTAGTCTCCTACAAGGAATTTCCCAGGCAGGGGTTTGTCATAAAGAAGATATTCGACAACGACCAGAGGAAGATCGGAAAAAATCACAAGGGGATCCTGGTCTCAGATGTAAGGAATCTGGCTAAAGAACTGAAGGAAGACAAAATCGAGATTGTGGTCCTGGCTGTTCCAGCTCCTGCTGCCCAGAGCGTGTTGGATGAGGTAGTATTAGCCGGAGTTCATACTATTCTTAACTTCGCTCCCACCAACCTCAAGGTCCCGGATAATGTGGTCCTGCGCACGGTCAATATGGCAATGGAGTTAGAGCATCTCTCTTTTGCCCTTTCCAACCGGGGGAAGATAAAAGAGCTATAACTTCTTTATCCCCGGTATCAAAAACCCGGTTAATCCACCCAGGGCAACTAAAACCCCGCTTAAAAAAACAATCATCTGGACGTGTAAAAGCCCTCCCAGGACTCCTACCAAAGCTAAAGAGAGCGGTCTTAAGCCTCCGCTAATTGTTCCCAGGGTGCCGAAGACCCTGCCTTGTTTCTCGTGTGGTATTTTGGACTGAAACACGACCGGGACTAAGATGTTGGCAAAAGAGAACCCAAACCCGCACCCGCCCAGAAGAAAGATCGAGGTCCAGAAGGATTCCGAGACTCCGAACAGGGCTAAAAAGGACCCGGCTACAACTATTCCTATCATTATAAAGGTTCCTTTTCTTCTAACTCCGCCAATCATCCCGAGGAAAAGGCTGCCCAGAACCATTCCTACAGAGATGCTTGAGCCAAGCACCCCGAACCCCTCTGCTCCCATCTTAAATATCTTCTTAACCATCAACGGTATTAAAACCCCTACTGGAGCCACGAAGAAATTAAGAATGGAGAATAAGACCACGAGTCCCAGTATCCCTGATTCTTTACGGATAAAATTCAGACCATCCAGGAGTTCCTGCAGGAATCTTTTTCTCGCCTCTGAAGGAAAAACCTGCTCAACTTTGACTCTCACCAGAAATATGGCGATACCCGAGACGAAAAAGCTTAAAGCATCCAAAAACATCACTGTTCCAGCTCCAAAAAGAGCGACCAGTGCTCCTCCTAAAGCAGGCCCGATGATTCCGCTTAAGTTGCTGCTCATCTGAGATATGGAGTTAGCCTGGACTAACTGCTCCTTATTCACTATCACCGGTAGGAATGAGGCTAAGGCGGGGTTAAAGAAGGTTGACATAGATGAAAGGAAGGCTGCGATTACAAATATGTGCCAGACCTGAAGTTGATTCAAGAAGTAAAGCACTCCAGGTACAGTGATCAGCACCCCACGTCCCAGGTCCATCAGGATCAAAAGCCTCCTTTTATCCACCCGGTCAACGTATGTTCCAGCAAAAGGTCCCAGGATGATGGCAGGCAGGGAAGAGCAGATAGCCACAGTAGCCATAGCGGCAGTGGAGCCGGTTTTTTCCAGGACCCACCACATCAGGGCGATCATATACAAGAAATCGCCGACCACTGAGATAGTCTGGCCTATCCAGATTGAAAAGAAATTCAGATTCCGAAAAATCGAACCATAGCCCCGGTTTTTTTCCTGCAAACTTCCCATTTATCTATTATCAATTCTCAGTTTAAAAATATTTTCTCCCGTTTTCAAATCGAAGAATAATGCCTTATTCAGGTCAAAAGACAATTCTGTGAAAATACCAGGTTGAAGGTTTTCATAGAATCTTTCCCTGGTTACTAATTTCTGATCTCCGGCTTTAAAATAAAGGAAAGCCTCTGCACCGACAGGCTCGATCTGCTCCAACTCGAATTTTAGATTCTGGCTTTCTCTACAAATCCTTACATCCTCAGGCCTTATTCCCAGGCAGATTTCCCTGCCAGCGTACTCCTTCAAATCCTTTTCAAATTTCCCCGGAAGAGAGAGTCTTTGCCTGTCCCCAAAGGTAAATTCCAGAGAAGAAATCAGAATACCTTTAAGCAGATTCATTGAAGGCGTTCCTATAAAGGAAGCCACAAAGATATTAGAAGGTGAACTGTACAGCTCAAAAGGTGTTCCGATCTGCTGAATAGTGCCTTCCTTCAAAACCAGGCACCTGTCACCCAGGGTCATAGCCTCTAACTGGTCATGAGTCACATAAACCACAGAACTCTTTAATCTCTCATGCAGTTTCAAAAGCTCACCTCTCATCTGGACCCTGAGAAGAGCATCTAAATTGGATAAAGGCTCATCAAAAAGAAAAAGCTTTGGTTTTCTGACTATTGCCCTGCCTAAAGCCACCCTTTGCCTTTCCCCTCCGGAAAGGGCTTTGGGTTTTCTCCGAAGCATCCCGCCTAATCCCAAAATGTCAGCAGTCTCATAGACCCTTAGTCTGATTTCCTCTTTTGGATATCCTCTTAGTTTCAAAGGGAAGGCAAGGTTCTCAAATACCGTAAAATGAGGGTAAAGGGCATAGTTCTGGAAAACCATAGCTACATCTCTTTGTTTGGCTGGCAGGTCATTGATCAAAAGCCCATCCAGACAAATCTCACCCGTGGAAACCTCCTCCAATCCAGCTATCATTCTCAAGATGGTACTTTTTCCGCAACCAGAGGGACCTACCAGCACGAAAAACTCGCCCTCCTCCACCTCGAAGCTGATCTCCTTCAAGACTTGATTTTTATCAAAGTGTTTACTTACTGCTTTTAATTTGAGTTTAGACATTGCCATATAGAGAATTTAGTTAATTATATATTCTGCCATTCAGATTGGCAAGGCTTTAAAACCAATTTTTTCAAAAAAGCTTGAGAGTGTTTTTATCAAATCTGATTTCAACTGACTTTCAAGTAGAAAAAGATTTTATGTTGAAAAGAAGATTATCTCACAGAGTTGAGGTGGTTGACTTCTAAATTTCACAAAATATGTTCTGAAGGCAAAAAGTTTTCTTTCTATATCTTGTATTTTAAGTAAGATATTTTACAATATATTGAGGCAGGATGGATATTTCTCAAAAAAATCTTTACTCCTCATCAGATTTTGCTTGACAAGAGATGACATAAGGTTAGATTAATGGTTGAGGAGAGGGATGTAAATAGCTGGGTAATTTGGTATTAGTATTACTCCTCACAAAAACTTGCTTTTTGAAAAGGGATATTCGAATCTAAGCCAATTTTTGCAGATTAGTTGATGTTTTAAAAGGCGCAGGATTTTTTTATCTACGAATGTTCATATTTTGAACATAAGGAGGAGGTGATTCTATGGAGCTGAAAGAATTAATCCTGGAGGTGGAGGAGTTAGAGGAGAAGATTGCTCCTTTATCATCTAACGGCGGACAGTAATTTGTCCTGGTTGCTTTTTGTAACGACAATTAGCACCTCCTAATCGAAAGACCACCCTGCTCCTGGGTGGTCTTTTCCTTTTCTACGCCGAACTCATCATCGCCTCTGCAAGCCTTTTTATATCGGTGAGGAGATCAAGCTTTTCTTTTTCGTTAAGGTAGCTTTGTTTTAACTCCGGGTCATCTATATTCTGGCTCAAGGTTTTTATGAGTTTGCCAGCCTTTTCATATTCCTTATAAGCGCTCTCCAGGTCATTATTCAAAAAGTAGAGCTTTCCCCTGAGATAATAAATCCTCCAGATAATTTCCAGTCGATTTAGCCCTGAAGCTTTCTCCAAAGCCGTTTCCGAGTATTTCAAAGCCTGATTTAAATTCCCCTGCCTGAATTCCTTCCTGAAAAGCATATAATAATATTCAGACTCAATTAAAGGCATGTTATTCTGCTCGATGATCTTCTTTGCGTTTTCCAGAGAGGTTTCTAGCATCTGGTTTTGTTCTGAGTCTAAATAAGCCCATGCAAAATCCAGGCTCAAGCTGAGCTTATCCTCTAACGAGTTCAGCTCCTCAGCCAGGGAGATCGAGTTTTCAAGCAGCTTTAGAGCTTCGGCGGTCTTTTTGTGCTTTCTCAAAAGTATTCCCTTTAAACGACCAACTGCTATCTGGGTCCTTTTGTCATTTATTTGCTGTGAGATCTCCTGAGCTTCTTCCAAAAACCGATTCGCATCTTCTGCCCGGTTCAACAAAAAGAACAACCTTCCCAGGGAAAG encodes:
- a CDS encoding phosphomannomutase/phosphoglucomutase, which translates into the protein MEKENLNINPSIFKAYDIRGIYPQEINDDIAYLIGKAFVRYLNPRIVVIGRDMRLSSDTLFKSLVRGITEAGADVIDIDLCTSDALYFTVGKFGYDSGAMITASHNPPEYNGIKMCREEAVPLSGKEGIEQIKEIILKRDFSNPEKKGEVRNQDIQPDYIQHLLSFIEPQKIKPFKIVADAGNGIAGKVLPDFFSHLPCKLIPMFFELDGSFPNHVPNPMIPENMVPLRKRILEEKADFGVAFDGDADRMFLVDEKGVTLGGDIVAALVAKRLLQKEKGATILYNVPCSRTVREVIQQNGGIPIRTPVGHALIKPLMKKYNAIFGGEHSGHFYFRQNYFADSGMIALSVCLELLSEEDKPLSQLVSSIDHYFRTGEINSRVENVPKKLKAIVSQYKDAKIDHLDGITIEYPDWWFNVRPSNTEPLLRLNLEAKTSELLEQKKSEVLNLIHS
- a CDS encoding redox-sensing transcriptional repressor Rex yields the protein MRKISESTIHRLSLYYRTLISLQRERYITVSSKELARRDKLTPAQVRKDLSFFGSFGTRGLGYPVNELKDKIASILGLNRTWNVALVGVGNVGSALVSYKEFPRQGFVIKKIFDNDQRKIGKNHKGILVSDVRNLAKELKEDKIEIVVLAVPAPAAQSVLDEVVLAGVHTILNFAPTNLKVPDNVVLRTVNMAMELEHLSFALSNRGKIKEL
- a CDS encoding MFS transporter, with product MGSLQEKNRGYGSIFRNLNFFSIWIGQTISVVGDFLYMIALMWWVLEKTGSTAAMATVAICSSLPAIILGPFAGTYVDRVDKRRLLILMDLGRGVLITVPGVLYFLNQLQVWHIFVIAAFLSSMSTFFNPALASFLPVIVNKEQLVQANSISQMSSNLSGIIGPALGGALVALFGAGTVMFLDALSFFVSGIAIFLVRVKVEQVFPSEARKRFLQELLDGLNFIRKESGILGLVVLFSILNFFVAPVGVLIPLMVKKIFKMGAEGFGVLGSSISVGMVLGSLFLGMIGGVRRKGTFIMIGIVVAGSFLALFGVSESFWTSIFLLGGCGFGFSFANILVPVVFQSKIPHEKQGRVFGTLGTISGGLRPLSLALVGVLGGLLHVQMIVFLSGVLVALGGLTGFLIPGIKKL
- the ugpC gene encoding sn-glycerol-3-phosphate ABC transporter ATP-binding protein UgpC; the protein is MSKLKLKAVSKHFDKNQVLKEISFEVEEGEFFVLVGPSGCGKSTILRMIAGLEEVSTGEICLDGLLINDLPAKQRDVAMVFQNYALYPHFTVFENLAFPLKLRGYPKEEIRLRVYETADILGLGGMLRRKPKALSGGERQRVALGRAIVRKPKLFLFDEPLSNLDALLRVQMRGELLKLHERLKSSVVYVTHDQLEAMTLGDRCLVLKEGTIQQIGTPFELYSSPSNIFVASFIGTPSMNLLKGILISSLEFTFGDRQRLSLPGKFEKDLKEYAGREICLGIRPEDVRICRESQNLKFELEQIEPVGAEAFLYFKAGDQKLVTRERFYENLQPGIFTELSFDLNKALFFDLKTGENIFKLRIDNR